Below is a genomic region from Estrella lausannensis.
GTCCATGATGATGAGTTTGGGACGAACGCTCAGGGCTCTAGCTATTGCGACTCGCTGCCTTTCCCCTCCGCTCAGGCTGGAGGTTAGCCGAGAACCAAACTCTTTAGGCAACAGGACTTTTTGAAGAAGGTTAGCGATGAAATCGGGATGCTGCTGATCAGTCATTTGATGGATGATAAGAGGCTCCATGATCGCTTCGGAAACGGTCATTTTGGGATTGAGTGCGCTGTAGGGGTCTTGAAATATGATCTGAATCTCTTTCTGCATTTGCTTTTTTTTCAGACGGGACATCGACTCGACGCATTCCCCCCGATAGCAGATGGTGCCTTTCGGACTGGGTTGAATGCCTACAATAGCTTTCGCAATGGTGGATTTACCGCTTCCGCTCTCGCCTATCAAGGCAACGATTTCGCCTTCGCCGATATCGAAGCTGACTTCTGACAGAGCCATTTTTTCTTTTGTATAAGCAACATTGAGATTGATAATTGAGAGCATATGTTCACGCAAAGTATAGGGTAAGTTCCTGAGCTGCTTTTGACTGGGGAGATTCGTAAATTGTTTCCCAGGTTCCTTGCTCGACAATACACCCTTGATCCATCACGATCACCCGGTGTGCTAGGGCGGCTACCTCCGCCAGATTGTGCGAGATCAGTAAGATGGCGATTCCCCGCGCTTGATTAAGCCCAGCAAGCAGATCCAATATCCGGGCTTTATGGGTGGCATCGAGCGCCGTTGTGGGTTCATCGAGCATGAGTAGGTCGGGTTTCTGAGCTAGGGCAATGGCTATTAGCGCTCTTTGGCGCATCCCGCCGCTTAGCTCATGCGGATAGGCTTGGAGCTCGTCTTGCGAGAGACCCACAGTTTTAAGAAGGTCAAGGGCGCACTCTGTAAGCTCGCTCCGGCTTTTTATCCCTGTTTGTCTAAGCGCTTCTTTGATTTGATTTCCGATGTTCATGAGTGGGTTTAAGGCGGACTGGGCTTCTTGAAAAACGATGGCGATCTCTCTTCCGCGGATCCTTCGCATTGCCTTGGGAGAAACCTTGAGAAGATCCTCTCCTTTAAAGAGAGCTTCCCCTTCATGGGTGGGCAGGGATTCTTTTTCATGTAGCGCAAGAAGGGATTTGGCAAGGGTGCTTTTTCCTGATCCGGAAGGGCCCACAATTCCCACAATTTCTCCTGCCCCGACCGAAAAATGAATATTGCTAAGGAGCGGCTCGCCGTTTCGTTTCCTCAAGGTAAAGCCTCTTACATCAAGCAGATTGGGACTCATGCGATGATGCCTCCATTTTCATTTCCGCAAGCAGGTTGAAGCTCAAGATTAATAAAGCGACAGCGACTAAGGGCGGGATGATCCGCCAGGGATAGTATTCGATGGCTGAAACGCTTTCGCTGATCATAGTGCCGAGGCTGGCCATGGGCGCCTGAACTCCCAAGCCCAAGAAGCTAAGGAAAGACTCGGTGAAAATGGCCGTCGGCACGGTCATCGTCATGGCAGCGGCAATAGTCTTAGCCGAGTTTGGAAGCAGGTGCTTCCTTAAAATCCAGCTTTTGCTTGCTCCCTGAGCTTTGGCGTATCTGACGTAGTCGTTTTCGCTGACCACTTTGAACTGGTTGAGTGAAATCCTGGCTAAGGTGATCCATCCGATGCTGGCAAGCGAGATCATCATCGAAAGAATTCCGGGACCTAGTACCAGCAAAAAAAAGAGCACGATCAAGACGTAGGGCATGGCATAAATCGCATCGGCGATGCGCATCAGAAGAGCTTCCGTTCTTTTACCGGACAGAGCAGCGAAAGCGCCTATGGTCACTCCGATGAAAAGATCGATGATGGCGGCAGCGGCACCGATCAGGAGCGAAATGCGAAGGCCGATGCATGTTCTTGTGAACACATCCCGCCCCAGATCATCGCTGCCGAAAACAAATACCGCTCCGGGAGGCTGGTTCTTCATTTCAAGGTCGATCGCATCATAGGGGTGTCCTGAGAAAAAAGGGCCTGCGAGAGACACAGCGATGAGACAAAGTAAAAGGAATAGGCCAGCCTTCTGATAGACGCGCATGGCTAAGAGACCTCCCGGCGGCGGATTCTTGGATCCAGCAGGTAGGCAAGGAGGTCGCTTGCAAAGACTGAGGCAAAAAGAATGTAGGCAAAGAAAGCTGTCAAACCCATGATGGCCGGGTAGTCCCTGCCTAGCACGCTTTTGACCAAGGCTCCACCGATTCCCGGAATGGAAAAAATTTTCTCTATGACAAAGCTGCCGACGATGATGTTCGCTGCGAGTTGTCCCAGATACCCGACCGCAGGCAGTAGGGCATTGGGTATGATGTGGCGGGAAGCGACATGGAAAGGGCTTAGTCCCTTGGCATAAGCCGTCTTGACAAAGGCAAGTGAGCGCACCTCGGAAATATTGGCGCGGATCAGACGTGTCAAGTACGCCATGGGGAAGAGCGAGAGAGCCAATGTTGGAAGGACGGCGTGCGATAAAGTTCCCCAGCGCGCCAGTGGTAGCACGCCAAGCTTTACGCTGAGCGTATACTGCAGTAGGATGGCGACACAGAAATTGGGTATAGCGACAAGCAAGGTGGTGGCCGTGATGGTTATGGAGTCAAGAGCTCTGTTTTCTACCGCCGCTGAGATGCCTCCAAAAAGGAGCCCTCCTCCTATGGCGAGGAATAGGGCAGAGAGGCCAAGGGTTAAGGAGACCGGAAAGCTGTCTTTGATAATGGCGTTGACAGACCTCTCCGGTGTCATGATGGACAGGCCAAAGTCAAAGGTTAGGACTGAGCCGAGGTAGTAGCCAAGCTGGGTCAGGTAGGGCTTATCAAGTCCATAGCGTTTGACGGAGGCTTCATAAACCTCCTTTGGCATTCCCTTTTCGTCGCTGAAAGGATCACCCGGTATGGCTTTCATTAAACTGAAAGTTGCGGTCAGCAAAAAAAGAAGGGTGATTAAATAAAAGCCAGCTCGTCCGACAAGCGCCTTCAACAAAATCACGCTATCTTTCCTTTTTATAGGCGTGACGCAGATCAAAAAATCCGATAGGGGAGAGGTGTACGTTCTGCAGCTTTGGATTACCAACCCAATTCCATGCAGCAAAATAGAGAGGAATCACAGGAGCTTCCTCGAGCAGCAACGCTTCGCTTTGCCTGAGAAGAGCAAGTCGTCTGCCTGGATCTCCTTCCTTGGCTGCTTTGTCCAGAAGGGCGATATATCTCGCATCTTCCCAACCGGTGCCGTTGGTTTTTAAGTGCTTGAATTTGAAGATATCGAGGAAATTCACCGGATCGGGGATGTCGGCAAACCAAGAGCCGATGCTGAGTTGGAAGTTACCCGTCCCCACTCTTTCGTAGTAAGACTTCGATTCTTGCGCTTCCAAACGGAGGGCAATACCGAGCTTTTGTTTCCACTCCTGCTGTAAGAACTGGGCAATTTTATGATTGCGTTCGTTGTGGATATAGATCAGGCTTAGTGTGGGTAGGCTCTCTTCTGACTTCAAAGAGCTCAGCGGTGCCGTTCTCCTTTCAGCAGATTCGTCGTCCATTTTCCCCCAAAGCGCAGGCGGAACGACCGCCAGGGCTGGTTCTTGCCCCCCTTGAGTGATATGTTCTACAATTTTATCGCGGTCTATATGGTTTAAAAGAGTCTGACGCAGTTGTTTCGATCGGAGCGTTGCATCTAAAGTGTTGACTCTGATCCAGAAAGTGCCGAGAGCTTCTTTCACTTTGAGCTTGCCCTCCTCTTTGAGGCGGGGCACGGCATCAGGAGGCAGTCTTCCAATGGGGGAACCGACCCAATCGATCTCTCCCTGCTTGAAAAGTTGAAGCGCTGTCTGGTCGTTTAAAGGCAAAACTTTAATGTGGGTCAGCTTCACTTGTGCCGCATCCCAGAAATGAGGATTTTTCTTCAGAATCAATTCGTTCTGAGGTGCAAAAGAGACAACTTCAAACGGCCCTGAAACAACAGGTTTTTGCGGGTTGGCGCTGCCGTTAAGGGTCGATTCGTGAACAGGGTAGAGGAAGTGGGTGGCGGCGAGTGTTAAAAAATAAGGTGTCGGCTCCTCAAGTTCAATCCGCAGCGTCTTCTGATCAATCGCCTTGATTGCCACTTTATCGACTGGGATTTTTCCTTCCTTGGCCTCTTTAGCCCCTTTGATCATGTAGAGTTGATTGGCATGAGGGGACAGATGGCTTGGATCCATAATAGATTTGATCGATAGCTCAAAGTCTTTTGCCTCAATCGGATCGCCATTGGACCACTTTGCGTTTCTTAGCGTGAATGTATAGGTGGTCATCGATGGGTCGACTGCCACCCTTTCTGCCAGAGCTGGTCTGGGGGTATCCTCGTTGTCGAGAAAGA
It encodes:
- a CDS encoding ABC transporter permease, yielding MRVYQKAGLFLLLCLIAVSLAGPFFSGHPYDAIDLEMKNQPPGAVFVFGSDDLGRDVFTRTCIGLRISLLIGAAAAIIDLFIGVTIGAFAALSGKRTEALLMRIADAIYAMPYVLIVLFFLLVLGPGILSMMISLASIGWITLARISLNQFKVVSENDYVRYAKAQGASKSWILRKHLLPNSAKTIAAAMTMTVPTAIFTESFLSFLGLGVQAPMASLGTMISESVSAIEYYPWRIIPPLVAVALLILSFNLLAEMKMEASSHESQSA
- a CDS encoding ABC transporter ATP-binding protein, whose protein sequence is MALSEVSFDIGEGEIVALIGESGSGKSTIAKAIVGIQPSPKGTICYRGECVESMSRLKKKQMQKEIQIIFQDPYSALNPKMTVSEAIMEPLIIHQMTDQQHPDFIANLLQKVLLPKEFGSRLTSSLSGGERQRVAIARALSVRPKLIIMDESLASLDIKTQHEIALLVQNLSREELLSILFISHDLNIVQKIAGRMGVLLKGKMVEWGPSPLLFSHPKHPYTRLLFASNPSFLKKRGAVEGLPPLERRCSPPAKEGRCPFLNSCASSISLCTLQEPDLREVEPAHYVRCFL
- a CDS encoding ABC transporter ATP-binding protein, which gives rise to MSPNLLDVRGFTLRKRNGEPLLSNIHFSVGAGEIVGIVGPSGSGKSTLAKSLLALHEKESLPTHEGEALFKGEDLLKVSPKAMRRIRGREIAIVFQEAQSALNPLMNIGNQIKEALRQTGIKSRSELTECALDLLKTVGLSQDELQAYPHELSGGMRQRALIAIALAQKPDLLMLDEPTTALDATHKARILDLLAGLNQARGIAILLISHNLAEVAALAHRVIVMDQGCIVEQGTWETIYESPQSKAAQELTLYFA
- a CDS encoding peptide ABC transporter substrate-binding protein, with protein sequence MTRSLMKQLLLFAISLGLSACGNKERADTALNSTSLVIAAEDDPHCFDPRLMRDTCSINIAHMLYEGLFFLDNEDTPRPALAERVAVDPSMTTYTFTLRNAKWSNGDPIEAKDFELSIKSIMDPSHLSPHANQLYMIKGAKEAKEGKIPVDKVAIKAIDQKTLRIELEEPTPYFLTLAATHFLYPVHESTLNGSANPQKPVVSGPFEVVSFAPQNELILKKNPHFWDAAQVKLTHIKVLPLNDQTALQLFKQGEIDWVGSPIGRLPPDAVPRLKEEGKLKVKEALGTFWIRVNTLDATLRSKQLRQTLLNHIDRDKIVEHITQGGQEPALAVVPPALWGKMDDESAERRTAPLSSLKSEESLPTLSLIYIHNERNHKIAQFLQQEWKQKLGIALRLEAQESKSYYERVGTGNFQLSIGSWFADIPDPVNFLDIFKFKHLKTNGTGWEDARYIALLDKAAKEGDPGRRLALLRQSEALLLEEAPVIPLYFAAWNWVGNPKLQNVHLSPIGFFDLRHAYKKER
- a CDS encoding ABC transporter permease, whose product is MILLKALVGRAGFYLITLLFLLTATFSLMKAIPGDPFSDEKGMPKEVYEASVKRYGLDKPYLTQLGYYLGSVLTFDFGLSIMTPERSVNAIIKDSFPVSLTLGLSALFLAIGGGLLFGGISAAVENRALDSITITATTLLVAIPNFCVAILLQYTLSVKLGVLPLARWGTLSHAVLPTLALSLFPMAYLTRLIRANISEVRSLAFVKTAYAKGLSPFHVASRHIIPNALLPAVGYLGQLAANIIVGSFVIEKIFSIPGIGGALVKSVLGRDYPAIMGLTAFFAYILFASVFASDLLAYLLDPRIRRREVS